taccttttttttttaaatccaataaataaaaaatacataatTTGTTGTGtgtacattaaaaaaaaaaaaaaaaaaaaaaaaaaaaaaaaatacttttttttaaggagaaattttattatatacatatacttttatttatttatttttttatttatttatttgttttctttttttttgtatatttttttattacaataaaattgaataaaagtgattaaaaataagtaatttcatcatcttttGCTTTACCATCTTGAACTGAAACTAAAGAAGCAGCACCAGAAAATGGTTTATAAATTCTAAGATGAGCATAACCATTTTCAGTTCTTACtttaacaaaataatttgtaCCATTTACAAGTTGAGTTTTGTAGCTAATAACCTTTAGATTAGAAATATTGGTTCCAAGTTTACTTTGAATTGAAGGTTTAACAGCATTTACAATATCTTCAACTGTTTTATCAGCTTGATGAGTAGCACCTAATCCTCCAACttttgtcatttttttttgttgctttttttgtttattttttttaaaaaaaaagaaattatttatatgttaaaaattgaattaaatatttttttattaacaaaaaaaaaaagaaattaataaaaaaaaaaaaaaaaaaattaaaaaatttaaaaatttaaaaattaaaaaaaaaaaaaaaaaataaaaaaaaaaaaataaaataaaataaaataaaataaaaattaataattgttttgaaacaacaaaaattaaaaatagaatttttttttattggtacACACAACCCTAGTGTGTTTTagttttcaaatttttaaaaaattttttttttttttttttttttttatgtcccaaaaattcaattttaataaatatctttttttttgaccttttctcttcattttttttaccaGGGTCTATTCaccaaaatcttttttttagttttatcattttttcattttttttttttttttttttattataaatattcaaaatgtaagttttttattttattttaaaaataaataacattcacacacacacacacacacactcaCACACACATACATATCAAATAATCATATATCTCTCTATACATATATTCATATAACAATGCCACACATTAGTGTTGCATCATCAGTTTTTCTTTTcacaataatttttatttattcaatttcattaatttttacaaTACTAATACCTAATACTACTGCATCAtatacaaaattaaaattatcaaatagtTTATACgaaaatgatgaagataCAAAATATAGTTATTTTGcacaattttataaaaatcaaattaaaattacaaaagatGGTATAATACCAAAATATAATGAAGGTGTAGAATATATAATAGATACATGTACAtatgaagaaattgaaattagtgaatttaaaaattgtggAAATTTAACAGGAATTAATAATAcacaattaataatcaacaatattaataaaattaataaaatttcaaatttaatttatattttaacagcaagtttaattttaataaatattttaatatctttatcagtttataaattaatattacccTCAActtcaaaacaaataaatataaatcaattaaaatttagttACCAAAAAAGGATATTtctattcaaatattttagatTATCATTCTTACCATTACTAATACCAGCTGGTattctaataaattattatacacaatttgataattattttacaaatattcCATTAAATGATGCAACAATATCTGATGGTAATTCATTTGGTTTTGCTGTAGTATCAATTGTTTTCAATTGTATGGGAGTTGTTTCAATTA
This region of Dictyostelium discoideum AX4 chromosome 3 chromosome, whole genome shotgun sequence genomic DNA includes:
- the cpiB gene encoding cystatin A2, producing MTKVGGLGATHQADKTVEDIVNAVKPSIQSKLGTNISNLKVISYKTQLVNGTNYFVKVRTENGYAHLRIYKPFSGAASLVSVQDGKAKDDEITYF